One part of the Rutidosis leptorrhynchoides isolate AG116_Rl617_1_P2 chromosome 1, CSIRO_AGI_Rlap_v1, whole genome shotgun sequence genome encodes these proteins:
- the LOC139853408 gene encoding uncharacterized protein, whose amino-acid sequence MAPFEMLYGRKCRAPVCWNETSEKLIEGPELVRVTNEKVAIATNRLKEAQSIQKVYADKHRHPLEFVVGDKVFLKVSPWKGIRRFGLKGKLSPRYIGPFEILDRVGEVSYRLALPPQLSHVHNVFHVSQLRGYNYHPLHVVQYPFSEIRADLSYVEEPEAIIEERVTRKSSTPFVKVQWKNHSASKATWELEETMRAEHPHLFANWCVSIL is encoded by the coding sequence ATGGCGCCTTTTGAGATGCTCTATGGTCGGAAGTGTAGAGCGCCAGTTTGTTGGAATGAAACGAGTGAAAAATTGATTGAAGGACCTGAGTTGGTTAGAGTGACTAATGAAAAGGTCGCTATAGCTACGAATCGACTGAAGGAAGCCCAATCGATACAGAAAGTGTATGCTGATAAGCATCGACATCCGTTAGAGTTTGTGGTGGGTGATAAGGTGtttttaaaggtgtcaccttggaagggTATACGACGTTTTGGTTTGAAAGGAAAGCTCAGTCCTcgatatattggaccgtttgagatattgGATCGAGTTGGTGAAGTATCTTATCGTTTAGCATTACCGCCACAGTTATCTCATGTTCATAACGTATTTCACGTATCGCAGTTGCGGGGTTATAACTATCATCCATTGCACGTGGTGCAATATCCTTTTTCTGAAATTCGAGCTGATCTTTCTTATGTTGAGGAGCCCGAGGCTATTATAGAGGAGAGAGTAACTCGTAAAAGCTCCACTCCTTTCGTTAAAGTACAATGGAAGAATCATTCTGCTAGCAAGGCCACTTGGGAACTCGAGGAAACCATGCGGGCCGAGCACCCTCATTTGTTTGCTAATTGGTGCGTTTCGATTCTATAA